A section of the Malaclemys terrapin pileata isolate rMalTer1 chromosome 15, rMalTer1.hap1, whole genome shotgun sequence genome encodes:
- the LOC128823492 gene encoding uncharacterized protein LOC128823492: MESQDRKRAPSWTEREVRDLLAIWGDESVLAELRSSKRNGKVLEKVSKAMKDRGHNRDTQQCRVKIKELRQAYHKAREANGRSGAEPQTCRFYAELHAMLGGAATTTPTVCYDSVNGETHREDGSGNEEDEDGGTVGSSQQQGSGETSFPNSQDMFVTLDLEPVTPELTQDPQGTQETSAANVSPSQRLVNIRKRKRRTRDDMFTELQMSSHADRAQQNVWRQSMSDMRKAQYEREERWRDEWRDEQSKWWAEDDRWRQLADRRQESMLRLLEHQTDMLQRMVELQERQQEQRPPLQPLCNQQPSSTSSIASSPRCPRTRWGGLRPPSHSTPDDRPSIRRLAFNKS, from the exons atggagtcccaggatcgcaaaagagctccatcatggaccgaacgggaggtacgggatctgctcgccatatggggagatgaatcagtgctagctgaactccgtagcagtaaaagaaatggcaaagtattagaaaaggtctccaaggccatgaaggaccgaggccataacagggacacacagcagtgccgcgtgaaaattaaggagctacggcaagcctaccacaaagccagagaagcaaatggaaggtccggggcagagccgcaaacttgccgcttctacgcggagctgcatgccatgctagggggtgcagccaccactaccccaaccgtgtgctatgactccgtcaatggtgaaacacacagggaagacggttcgggaaatgaggaagatgaggatggaggtactgtaggtagctcacagcagcaaggaagcggagaaaccagtttccccaacagccaggatatgtttgtcaccctggacctggaaccagtaacccccgaactcacccaagaccctcagggcacacaggagacctctg ctgcaaatgtttctccttcacagaggctagtgaacattagaaagagaaaacggaggacgcgggacgatatgttcacggagctccagatgtcctcccatgctgatagagcacagcagaatgtgtggaggcagtcaatgtcagacatgagaaaagcacaatatgaacgagaggagagatggcgggatgaatggcgggatgaacagagcaagtggtgggctgaagacgataggtggcgtcagcttgcagacagacggcaagagtcgatgctccgtctgctggagcatcaaactgatatgctccagcgtatggttgagctgcaggaaaggcagcaggagcagagaccgccgctacagcccctgtgtaaccaacagccctcctccacaagttccatagcctcctcacccagatgcccaagaacacggtgggggggcctccggccacccagtcactccaccccagatgatcgcccaagcatcagaaggctggccttcaataagagttaa